One genomic segment of Drosophila melanogaster chromosome 3L includes these proteins:
- the Tsp66E gene encoding tetraspanin 66E, isoform C yields the protein MVFDCGVWCAKYLLCIFNFIFFVLGTIIFGVGLWLAVDKHSLIALLKLVESERIEQFTQPQAIEQLAYVLLVIGAVMFFMSFLGYLGAMRESRCLLSTYGTFLILLLIAEIVAGGLGAFFKDKVRAESKNFLQTTITSYSLGENVDATSLMWNQLMGNFGCCGINDYHDFDASPAWVNGKGNRTIPDACCILKDVAKLVPRDEDCTTNPSDSNSFYKKGCYEVFTEWLIRQRELVIVAIAVGIVHLVLIILAFALCKAFAKYNDMRL from the exons ATGGTCTTCGACTGCGGAGTCTGGTGTGCAAAGTATTTGCTTTGcatattcaattttatatttttc GTGCTAGGCACAATTATATTCGGAGTCGGACTATGGCTGGCCGTGGACAAGCACTCGCTGATTGCTCTCCTCAAGTTGGTCGAGAGCGAGCGCATTGAG CAATTTACACAGCCACAGGCCATAGAGCAGCTGGCCTATGTGCTCCTCGTCATCGGAGCCGTCATGTTCTTCATGAGCTTCTTGGGCTATCTGGGAGCCATGCGCGAGTCCCGCTGTCTGCTGTCGACG TATGGAACCTTTTTGATCCTGCTGCTGATTGCCGAGATCGTTGCCGgcggattgggtgccttcttcaAGGACAAAGTTCGTGCCGAGAGCAAAAACTTCTTGCAGACGACCATTACCAGTTATTCGCTGGGCGAGAATGTGGATGCTACCTCACTGATGTGGAACCAACTGATGGGCAACTTTGGGTGCTGTGGCATCAATGACTATCACGATTTTGATGCCTCTCCAGCGTGGGTGAACGGCAAGGGTAACCGCACCATTCCCGATGCCTGCTGTATCCTTAAGGATGTGGCCAAGTTGGTGCCACGCGACGAGGACTGTACAACCAACCCCAGCGACAGCAACAGTTTCTACAAGAAG GGCTGCTATGAGGTGTTTACCGAGTGGCTGATTCGGCAACGTGAACTGGTCATCGTGGCCATTGCGGTGGGCATTGTGCACCTGGTCCTCATTATTCTGGCCTTTGCTCTGTGCAAGGCCTTTGCCAAATACAACGATATGCGTCTGTAA